One window of the Archaeoglobus sulfaticallidus PM70-1 genome contains the following:
- a CDS encoding phytoene desaturase family protein — protein sequence MGAKMVMRMGEFDVAVIGAGISGLAASSLLGKSILIEKLHRAGGTSYSFKREGCMFLTGPLGFSYPELVRSLLSRFSVYTRFRRKSYRIKAGEIDFRIDSLDVVERELKRLFPHQDVERAIEDIRRAIGLLSNRFFWRGRFFEIDFDRIGNGVLNSLRPANFEPDLEKTPSAKEFFSEYIDNEILLNILSALGPKDSEQSLASCILMWNIIDKGIWYPEIGFKGIIDGMAADLKAKIVKNTAVRSIESGDKFRIETSRGVYFADKLISCMDPLKLSEILDVRVKSLEDLKPGGSTLTVYCLTDMKADSDHILYYPSLDESNNLSENRFYDKEIEITFLHNLSDEFCPGSVMIRAAMDYDEFKFESKEEYNEFKKQVSEELVEVVKAVNIDKIKIVDSSTPITYEVWGGRYRGSVAGWDWSDAYPRCLVETDIPGLYVAGLYSFSIPLFGGFPTSLLSGFMAAELALNG from the coding sequence ATGGGAGCTAAAATGGTTATGAGAATGGGAGAATTCGATGTTGCAGTCATAGGTGCTGGAATTTCCGGGCTGGCTGCATCCTCGCTGTTAGGTAAATCAATTTTGATTGAAAAGTTGCATAGAGCAGGAGGAACATCCTACTCCTTTAAAAGGGAAGGCTGTATGTTTCTAACAGGCCCACTGGGTTTTTCGTATCCGGAGCTTGTGAGGTCTCTGCTGTCAAGGTTTTCGGTATATACCAGATTCCGCAGAAAGAGCTACAGGATAAAGGCTGGAGAGATCGATTTCAGAATTGACAGCCTTGATGTTGTGGAGAGGGAGCTTAAAAGGCTGTTTCCACATCAGGATGTCGAGAGGGCGATTGAGGACATAAGGAGGGCTATTGGTCTGTTGAGCAACAGGTTCTTCTGGAGGGGCAGATTTTTTGAGATCGATTTTGACAGGATCGGGAATGGGGTACTGAACTCTCTCAGACCAGCAAACTTTGAGCCAGATTTAGAAAAAACACCTTCAGCAAAAGAGTTCTTCTCTGAATACATAGATAACGAAATCCTGCTGAACATACTATCTGCTTTAGGCCCTAAGGACTCAGAGCAGTCCCTTGCATCATGCATTCTGATGTGGAACATAATCGACAAAGGGATCTGGTATCCGGAAATAGGATTTAAAGGAATAATTGATGGCATGGCTGCTGATTTGAAAGCTAAAATCGTTAAAAATACTGCAGTAAGAAGCATCGAATCGGGAGACAAATTCAGAATAGAAACCAGCAGAGGTGTTTATTTTGCCGATAAGCTCATTTCGTGCATGGATCCCTTAAAGCTGTCGGAGATTCTGGATGTGAGGGTTAAAAGCCTGGAGGACTTGAAGCCAGGAGGTTCAACGCTCACAGTGTACTGTCTGACAGATATGAAGGCTGACTCGGACCACATACTGTACTATCCCTCCCTTGATGAATCGAACAACCTGTCAGAAAACAGATTTTACGATAAGGAAATTGAGATCACTTTTTTACACAACCTTAGCGACGAGTTCTGCCCGGGATCGGTGATGATCCGTGCGGCAATGGACTATGATGAGTTCAAATTTGAATCAAAAGAGGAGTACAATGAATTCAAAAAGCAGGTTTCAGAAGAGCTGGTTGAGGTTGTAAAAGCTGTCAATATCGATAAAATTAAAATAGTTGATTCCTCCACCCCGATAACCTATGAGGTCTGGGGTGGCAGATACAGGGGCTCGGTAGCAGGATGGGACTGGAGCGACGCTTATCCGAGATGTCTGGTTGAAACAGACATTCCTGGTTTGTATGTTGCAGGACTCTATTCCTTTTCCATCCCGCTCTTCGGAGGTTTTCCGACATCGCTGCTCAGCGGGTTTATGGCTGCGGAGCTTGCCCTGAATGGTTGA
- a CDS encoding PAS domain S-box protein, which translates to MDNNPGSKDLFESCEDSLLDNLQDYAIFFLDANGKIISWNKSAEKLMGYRAEDVVGTHFSILFSKEDVESGEPDDELKIALREGMYVKEGVMLRKDGSRFLAEIVTVSLRDSNGNLMGFAKIVRDITERRKLEIAKRRMKRALRVLCRVNGAIIHCERENELLNKACQIIVDEGGYRFAWIGYVTPDDIKPVAKAGEGDVELPDLSWNEDEGQRDLEGTADSAAIKTKKPILRDTRYGSAVSLPLVYKDEVFGVLNIYAGEKDVFDEDEVNLLKELAENLAFAIADHRARENAERVNKAMQFLLKLSTMEVDTNTLLHEALNEVVKLTDSKYGFFGEFGADDFRALVWSRDVMAECRRNEIHFQVSKGSLWAEAIKEGKTLIINQGEFRLPKGHVPINNFLAVPVFKNNTGFMIGLANKSSNYTKADAELTKFFAVNMQQILEKKRVDELQRTIIESTGTAMIIVKEDTTISYANRIAEKLFALPKERLLGKSWIEFTAKEDREKILRYHKLRRIDPKLAPKSYEVKLIDAKGRVKHVLLIISMMNPNMSLISLIDMTEMREAEKVIKESEMRYKLIFESSMDGIIIMDMDARIIDCNESALKILNTRREEITGRKFTEIGIIDEEDLPYFMERFYRGISEKKSEMELKVRVDGEIKWLEILLNLIEVDGKPDMILSIIRDITEKKLMEEKEKAYVRRLKILHELDKGILARKPLNESLKPVVESIRDFVRCDVVAILAYREDGLEAVATSSNIKSDEIDKILKMVRIEKTRVDDLLELNEFSELEKQLLRAGLTSYLCMPLMAKDEPVGVLFLASKRRKAFDEKMEFIVDISAQLAVALHEAILSEMRQRAFEQINDNIEKFAILVDKIRNPLFGISGIADTMISDERAKKLIKEQVDRILEIISALDEGWLESENIREFLKRGYGS; encoded by the coding sequence ATGGATAATAATCCTGGTTCAAAAGATTTATTCGAAAGTTGTGAGGACTCGTTGTTGGACAACCTTCAGGATTATGCCATATTCTTTCTGGATGCTAACGGGAAGATCATTTCTTGGAATAAGTCTGCAGAGAAACTTATGGGGTACAGGGCTGAAGATGTGGTTGGCACTCATTTTTCAATCCTTTTCAGCAAGGAGGATGTTGAAAGTGGTGAGCCAGATGATGAATTGAAGATTGCGCTCAGAGAGGGAATGTATGTTAAAGAAGGGGTCATGCTGAGAAAAGACGGCTCCAGATTTCTTGCGGAAATAGTTACTGTCTCTTTGAGAGACAGTAACGGTAATCTGATGGGATTTGCCAAAATTGTGAGGGATATTACCGAAAGAAGGAAGCTCGAAATAGCCAAGCGAAGGATGAAAAGGGCGTTAAGAGTTCTTTGCAGGGTGAACGGTGCAATAATCCACTGTGAAAGGGAAAACGAATTGCTGAACAAAGCATGTCAGATTATTGTTGATGAAGGAGGCTACAGGTTTGCTTGGATAGGATATGTGACGCCAGATGATATAAAACCCGTTGCAAAAGCTGGCGAGGGGGATGTTGAACTCCCTGACTTGTCATGGAATGAAGATGAAGGTCAGAGGGATTTGGAAGGAACTGCAGATTCAGCAGCGATAAAAACCAAGAAGCCCATCTTAAGGGATACGAGGTATGGTTCGGCAGTATCTCTTCCACTCGTGTACAAAGATGAAGTATTTGGGGTCCTGAACATCTATGCTGGAGAGAAGGATGTTTTTGATGAAGATGAGGTAAATCTGCTGAAGGAGCTTGCAGAAAACCTGGCTTTTGCGATTGCTGACCACAGGGCTAGAGAGAATGCCGAGAGAGTAAACAAGGCGATGCAGTTTTTATTAAAGCTATCGACAATGGAGGTTGATACGAACACACTGCTGCACGAGGCTTTGAATGAGGTTGTGAAGCTGACTGATAGCAAGTATGGGTTTTTCGGAGAGTTCGGTGCCGATGACTTCAGAGCTCTCGTATGGTCGAGGGATGTCATGGCGGAATGCAGGCGGAATGAAATTCATTTTCAGGTCAGCAAGGGGAGTTTGTGGGCTGAGGCAATAAAAGAAGGAAAGACATTGATAATAAATCAAGGTGAATTCAGACTTCCGAAAGGGCATGTTCCGATTAACAATTTCCTTGCCGTCCCAGTTTTCAAGAATAATACTGGATTTATGATAGGTCTTGCTAATAAAAGCTCCAATTACACAAAAGCCGATGCAGAGCTTACGAAATTCTTTGCAGTTAACATGCAACAGATTCTGGAAAAAAAGAGAGTGGATGAACTGCAGAGAACAATTATTGAAAGCACGGGAACTGCAATGATTATCGTGAAAGAAGATACCACGATAAGCTACGCAAACAGAATTGCCGAAAAGCTTTTCGCTCTACCGAAAGAACGCCTTTTAGGTAAAAGCTGGATCGAGTTCACAGCCAAAGAAGATAGGGAAAAGATACTACGCTATCATAAACTCAGAAGAATAGATCCGAAGCTTGCTCCAAAAAGCTATGAGGTGAAGCTCATCGATGCTAAAGGGAGGGTTAAGCATGTCCTGCTTATAATCTCAATGATGAATCCTAACATGAGCTTAATCTCTCTGATTGACATGACTGAGATGAGGGAGGCTGAGAAGGTCATAAAAGAAAGTGAGATGAGGTACAAGCTGATCTTCGAGAGTTCAATGGACGGGATCATTATAATGGATATGGACGCAAGGATCATAGACTGCAACGAATCAGCATTGAAGATCCTCAATACTCGCCGGGAGGAAATAACTGGCAGAAAGTTCACTGAAATTGGTATAATCGATGAGGAAGACCTGCCGTATTTTATGGAGCGATTTTACAGAGGAATCAGTGAGAAAAAATCAGAGATGGAGTTAAAAGTGAGGGTCGATGGCGAAATAAAGTGGCTCGAGATTTTGTTAAACCTTATAGAGGTGGATGGCAAGCCCGATATGATCCTCAGCATTATAAGGGATATAACCGAAAAGAAACTGATGGAGGAGAAAGAGAAAGCATATGTCAGGCGATTGAAAATCCTTCACGAGCTCGACAAAGGCATACTTGCCAGAAAACCCCTGAACGAGAGTTTAAAACCAGTGGTTGAGAGTATCAGAGATTTTGTAAGGTGTGATGTTGTAGCCATCCTCGCATACAGGGAAGATGGGCTTGAAGCTGTAGCGACAAGCTCGAATATCAAATCTGATGAAATTGATAAAATCCTAAAGATGGTACGCATCGAGAAGACCAGAGTCGATGATTTGCTCGAGCTAAATGAGTTTTCGGAACTTGAAAAACAGCTTCTGAGAGCTGGTCTGACATCATACCTCTGCATGCCCCTAATGGCGAAGGATGAACCTGTTGGTGTGCTGTTTCTGGCATCTAAGAGAAGAAAAGCCTTTGATGAAAAGATGGAGTTTATAGTGGATATTTCAGCGCAGCTTGCAGTGGCACTGCATGAAGCAATCCTGTCTGAAATGAGGCAGAGGGCTTTTGAGCAGATAAATGATAATATTGAGAAGTTTGCAATTCTGGTTGACAAGATAAGGAATCCACTCTTCGGGATTTCCGGAATTGCGGATACGATGATAAGCGATGAGAGAGCCAAAAAGCTGATAAAAGAACAGGTTGATAGGATTTTGGAAATAATCTCCGCTCTGGATGAAGGCTGGCTCGAATCCGAGAATATAAGGGAGTTCCTGAAGAGAGGGTATGGGAGCTAA